In Daucus carota subsp. sativus chromosome 4, DH1 v3.0, whole genome shotgun sequence, one DNA window encodes the following:
- the LOC108218461 gene encoding transcription elongation factor SPT6 homolog isoform X3: MAGKSAVLSDDEDEMEVYDNEEEEDDEDETGQDEYENDGFIVDDEEQEEGGDSDEEMQKKRRRKKRESQKNYVLDEDDYELLEDNNVTGFRRPEQESKKFKRLKKAQRDHHSGLSGGNEFDRSGRDVLQHSLFGDDEELEDIAEEEQLEEDNELGDEDDLGDFIVEEDLDEHGAPMRRDVTKKKPRQAQGVSSSALQEAHDIFGNVDDLLKRRAYHDGRKERTGGGVDPTIIAEKYMTEKDDLIRNTDFPERWQIFEHSTGPPPTDESSIDEESTWICNELRNMIHLFGRIVEISELSIVKEDVMRFLDFIHIQKLDVPFIAMYRKDECPSLFKDPEQLEADALQNISDGKPALMWHKILWTILDLDKKWLLLQKRKSALQLYYKKRYAEESRIIDDETRLNFIRQLFDSVTKSLKAAVSEREVDDVDSKFNLHFPPGEVGDVNGQYKRPKRRSQYSSCSKAGLWGLVSKLGYSSEQFGLQLSLEKMRMEELLDSKETPEEAALNFICAMFETPQNVLRGARHMAALEICWEPYVRKHVRSIYMDNAVVSTIPTPDGNVAIDASHQYATIKWLREKPLGKFMDAQWLQIQKAEEEKLIKVTLKLPEPVLSKLISDSNENYLSDGVSKSAQLWNEQRKLILQDAFFDFLLPSMEKEARLLLAGRARSWLLLEYGKLLWDRVSVAPYQRKEQDLSSDEEAAPRVMACCWGPGKPATTFVMLDSCGEVLDVLYAGSICNRGQNVNDQQRKKNDQQRVLKFMTEHQPHVVVLGAANLSCTRLKEDIYEIIFKMVEETPREVGHDMDGISILYGDETFPHLYENSRISSDQLPLQSGIVKRAVALGRYLQNPLAMVATLCGPGKEILSWKLSPLEDFLTSDDKFGMIEQIMVDVTNQVGLDVNLALSHEWLFSTMQFISGLGPRKAASLVRSLVRNGAIFTRKDLLTEHGIGKRVFVNSVGFLRVRRTGMAASTSQFIDMLDDTRIHPEFYGLAQELARDVYLEDVQDDTVDYDDDEVLQLAIEHVREKPHLLKSLEVHEYAKSKQLESKIQTLNLIRLELIHGFQDWRKPYAEPSQDEEFCMISGETEDSLAEGRIVQATVRRVLPQKAICVLDSGLVGILGKEDYADDWKELPDLNEKLNEGEILSCKIKSIQKNRYQLFLSCKESEMRNNQYHNHQNLDPHYHEDRSSLPGDQDKTRKQKELGRKYFKPRLIVHPRFQNITADEAVEFLSDKDIGEIVVRPSSRGPSFLTLTLKVYDGIYAHKDIIEGGKEQKDLTSLLRIGKTLKVGDQTFEDLDEVIDRYVDPLVAQLKVMLNYRKFKKGTKAEIDECLRIEKAENPMRIVYCFGISYEHPGTCILTYIRTLNPHHEYVGVYPTGFKFRRKMFGEIDRLVAYFQRHIDDPQKSELSVRSAAAMVPLGSAAIGGQSGGWDDSRSGGDGSSAGRGDFKNGGSQDGHPSGIPRPYGGMGRGRGRGRGSYNGSGRGDGYSSGKQDVDTWTQSDDKWGGNGSGDGKNTGGWDGSGGTAGGWGGSGGGSDGTAAGWGGSGGGTDGTAGGWGGSGGGSDGTAGGWGGSGGGTDGSAGGGTTRGWGGSGGGSEGNAGGWGGSGGGSDGIAGGWGGSGGGTDGTAAGGTTGGWGGSGGGTDGTAGGGTTGGWGGSDGGSDVTAGGWGGSVGNTGGGSSGATGGGISGWGGSGGSDTGGGWGGGADTGGATGGWGGSGGGWGGGGSSGGAASGWGASGGDNGSYGGSEGVDSRSGGRGRGRDGRGRGRGRDGRGRGRGGDSERGGSSWGGGGGGSNDGTAGGWGGGGSSGGAAGGWAASGGDNVGYGGNGGSGGLDSGSSGRGRGFDGRGRGRGRDGGGRGRGGDGESGGSSWGSGGGNRGRGGGGRGRGGRGGSDEGSGGGWGGGANGGGGSSSSWGGSGSSGHWGGGSGGDEGGGWGSNKGKSGGSNSNWGGAGNGGGGNGGGGSGGGKEGWGTGSNSSWGGGNAGASDGGWGSDKGGGSNSSWGGPGNGGGSGGDKGGWGSGSNSSWGGGNASASGGGGGGGWGADVGKGGGTDEAGGSGTGGWGGGSNSGWGGGNAGASGSGKDVPKSGSSGWG; the protein is encoded by the exons ATGGCCGGAAAATCAGCCGTGCTTTCAGACGACGAAG ATGAGATGGAGGTGTATGATAACGAAGAAGAAGAGGATGACGAAGACG AGACAGGACAGGATGAATACGAAAATGATGGTTTTATAGTCGATGatgaagaacaagaagaaggtGGTGACAGTGATGAGGAAATGCAGAAGAAAAGGAGGCGGAAGAAAAG GGAATCCCAGAAGAACTACGTCCTTGATGAAGATGACTATGAGCTGCTTGAGGATAATAATGTCACGGGTTTCCGGCGTCCAGAG CAGGAGAGTAAAAAGTTCAAGCGTTTGAAAAAAGCTCAAAGGGATCATCATTCTGGACTTTCTGGTGGCAATGAATTTGATAGATCTGGCAGGGATGTGCTCCAACACAGCTTATTTGGGGATGATGAGG AACTCGAAGACATTGCAGAAGAGGAGCAACTAGAAGAAGACAATGAACTTGGGGATGAGGATGATTTGGGTGATTTCATTGTCGAGGAGGATTTGGACGAGCATGGTGCTCCTATGAG GAGAGATGTAACTAAGAAAAAGCCTAGGCAGGCACAAGGAGTCTCTTCATCTGCATTACAGGAAGCTCATGATATATTTGGAAATGTGGATGATTTATTGAAGCGTCGCGCATATCATGATGGCAGAAAGGAAAGGACTGGCGGTGGAGTTGATCCAACTATTATCGCAGAAAAGTATATGACTGAGAAGGATGACTTGATTCGTAACACAGATTTTCCAGAAAGGTGGCAG ATCTTCGAACATAGTACTGGCCCTCCACCAACAGATGAATCGAGTATAGATGAAGAGAGTACTTGGATTTGCAATGAGCTTAGAAACATGATACATTTGTTTGGAAGAATTGTTGAAATTAGTGAGCTTTCAATAGTCAAGGAAGATGTGATGAGATTCTTGGATTTTATTCATATCCAGAAATTGGAT GTGCCTTTTATTGCAATGTACAGAAAGGATGAATGCCCAAGTCTGTTTAAGGATCCAGAGCAGCTTGAAGCTGATGCTCTTCAAAATATTTCTGACGGAAAACCAGCATTAATGTGGCATAAG ATACTCTGGACCATTCTTGATTTGGATAAAAAGTGGCTACTTCTCCAGAAAAGAAAGAGTGCCTTACAATTATACTACAAGAAGAGATATGCCGAGGAGTCTCGAATTATTGATGATGAAACTAGGCTCAACTTTATTAGGCAGTTGTTTGACTCAGTCACCAAGTCTCTCAAGGCAGCTGTATCAGAACGCGAGGTTGATGACGTGGACTCAAAGTTCAATCTTCATTTTCCACCTGGGGAGGTTGGTGATGTTAATGGGCAGTATAAGCGGCCAAAGCGGAGATCACAGTACAGTAGTTGCAGTAAGGCAGGGCTGTGGGGGCTAGTTAGTAAACTTGGCTATAGCTCGGAGCAATTTGGGCTGCAGTTATCCTTGGAGAAAATG AGAATGGAGGAGCTGTTGGACAGCAAGGAAACCCCAGAAGAAGCggctttaaattttatatgtgcTATGTTTGAAACACCTCAAAATGTTCTTAGAGGCGCGAGGCACATG GCAGCTCTTGAGATTTGCTGGGAACCCTATGTGCGCAAACATGTGCGGAGCATCTATATGGATAATGCTGTAGTGTCAACAATTCCTACCCCTGATGGAAATGTCGCTATAGATGCTTCTCATCAGTATGCAACTATAAAATGGTTACGGGAAAAACCTCTTGGGAAATTTATGGACGCGCAGTGGCTTCAAATTCAGAAGGCTGAAGAGGAGAAGCTTATTAAAGTTACATTAAAGCTTCCAGAACCTGTCTTGAGCAAATTGATTAGCGACTCTAATGAGAATTATCTTAGTGACGGAGTAAGCAAATCTGCTCAACTATGGAATGAACAGAGGAAGCTGATACTGCAAGATGccttttttgattttcttctacCTTCAATGGAGAAGGAAGCAAGATTATTGCTGGCTGGTAGAGCAAGGAGTTGGTTGCTTCTGGAATATGGAAAGTTGTTGTGGGACAGAGTTTCTGTGGCGCCATATCAGAGAAAGGAGCAAGATCTGAGCTCTGATGAAGAAGCTGCACCAAGAGTTATGGCTTGCTGTTGGGGTCCAGGAAAGCCTGCAACAACATTTGTGATGCTGGACTCGTGTGGAGAAGTGTTGGATGTGCTGTATGCTGGGTCCATTTGCAACCGTGGTCAAAATGTTAATGATCAGCAACGTAAAAAGAATGACCAGCAGAGAGTTTTGAAGTTCATGACTGAACATCAACCACATGTCGTTGTTCTCGGAGCTGCAAATTTGTCTTGTACTCGTTTAAAGGAAGATATATATGAg ATAATTTTCAAGATGGTGGAGGAAACCCCTAGAGAGGTTGGCCATGATATGGATGGTATAAGCATTTTATATGGCGATGAAACTTTTCCTCACCTTTACGAGAATTCTCGTATCTCTTCAGATCAGCTTCCTTTGCAGTCAG GCATTGTCAAGCGAGCTGTGGCTTTAGGTCGTTACCTTCAGAATCCATTAGCAATGGTTGCTACACTGTGTGGACCAGGCAAAGAAATATTATCTTGGAAGCTTAGTCCTTTGGAGGATTTTTTAACCTCTGATGACAAGTTTGGGATGATTGAACAGATTATGGTAGATGTAACTAATCAAGTAGGGCTCGACGTTAATCTGGCATTAAGCCATGAATGGTTATTCTCTACTATGCAATTTATCTCTGGGCTAGGGCCTAGGAAGGCGGCATCTTTGGTAAGGTCTTTAGTAAGAAATGGAGCTATTTTTACACGCAAGGACTTGTTGACAGAACACGGGATTGGTAAGAGGGTTTTTGTTAATTCAGTTGGTTTCTTACGAGTCCGGCGGACTGGAATGGCTGCTTCTACTAGTCAATTCATTGATATGTTGGATGATACAAGAATTCATCCAGAATTTTATGGTCTTGCACAAGAACTTGCAAGAGATGTATATCTTGAAGATGTTCAAGATGATACAGTtgattatgatgatgatgaagtgtTGCAGTTGGCAATAGAACATGTCAGGGAGAAGCCACACCTGTTGAAATCACTCGAGGTGCACGAATATGCTAAATCGAAGCAGTTAGAAAGtaaaattcaaacactaaatCTAATAAGATTGGAGTTGATTCATGGATTTCAAGATTGGCGAAAACCATATGCAGAGCCAAGCCAAGATGAGGAATTCTGCATGATATCAGGGGAGACTGAAGATAGCCTTGCTGAAGGAAGAATTGTGCAGGCAACAGTTCGGAGGGTGCTACCCCAGAAAGCAATATGTGTTCTCGACTCTGGGTTGGTAGGTATACTTGGCAAGGAAGACTATGCAGATGATTGGAAGGAGTTGCCTGATTTGAATGAAAAGCTGAATGAAGGTGAAATTTTAAGCTGCAAAATCAAATCCATTCAGAAGAACAGGTACCAGCTATTCTTAAGTTGCAAGGAAAGCGAAATGAGGAATAATCAGTACCATAATCACCAAAATCTTGATCCACACTATCATGAGGATCGTAGCAGTTTACCAGGGGATCAAGACAAAACGCGCAAGCAGAAGGAGCTTGGCAGAAAGTATTTCAAGCCACGTCTGATAGTTCATCCTCGCTTTCAGAATATAACAGCTGATGAGGCAGTTGAG TTCCTGTCTGACAAGGATATTGGTGAGATTGTTGTACGTCCGAGTTCTCGTGGACCCTCGTTTTTGACTTTGACATTGAAAGTCTACGATGGAATTTATGCTCACAAGGATATAATTGAAGGTGGGAAGGAGCAAAAGGACTTAACAAGCTTGCTCCGAATTGGGAAAACCTTAAAAGTTGGAGACCAAACATTTGAGGATCTAGATGAG GTTATTGACAGGTATGTTGATCCATTGGTAGCTCAGCTGAAAGTGATGCTTAACTACCGCAAATTCAAGAAAGGCACCAAAGCAGAAATTGACGAGTGTCTTAGGATTGAGAAAGCCGAGAATCCAATGAGAATTGTTTATTGCTTTGGCATATCTTATGAACACCCTGGAACATGTATTCTCACCTATATTAGGACTTTAAACCCCCATCATGAATATGTTGGTGTCTACCCAACTGGGTTTAAATTTCGTAGGAAGATGTTTGGGGAAATTGATCGACTCGTTGCATATTTCCAAAGACATATTGATGATCCACAAAAATCAGAACTGTCAGTTCGATCCGCTGCTGCAATGGTTCCACTTGGAAGTGCTGCAATCGGGGGCCAATCTGGTGGATGGGATGATTCTAGAAGCGGCGGTGATGGTTCTAGTGCAG GCAGAGGTGACTTTAAAAATGGCGGCAGTCAGGATGGACATCCAAGTGGTATTCCTAGACCTTATGGTGGTATGGGCCGTGGACGGGGACGTGGCCGGGGATCATACAATGGTAGCGGAAGAGGTGATGGCTATAGCAGCGGAAAGCAAGATGTGGATACTTGGACTCAGAGTGATGATAAATGGGGAGGCAATGGAAGTGGCGATGGTAAAAATACTGGTGGCTGGGACGGAAGTGGTGGTACAGCTGGTGGTTGGGGAGGAAGCGGTGGGGGAAGTGATGGTACTGCTGCTGGTTGGGGAGGAAGTGGTGGCGGAACTGATGGTACTGCTGGTGGCTGGGGAGGAAGTGGTGGCGGAAGTGATGGTACTGCCGGTGGTTGGGGAGGAAGTGGTGGTGGAACTGATGGTAGTGCTGGTGGTGGTACTACTCGTGGCTGGGGAGGAAGTGGTGGCGGAAGCGAGGGTAATGCTGGTGGTTGGGGAGGAAGTGGTGGCGGAAGTGATGGTATTGCCGGTGGTTGGGGAGGAAGTGGTGGTGGAACTGATGGTACTGCTGCTGGTGGTACTACTGGTGGCTGGGGAGGAAGTGGTGGTGGAACTGATGGTACTGCTGGTGGTGGTACTACTGGTGGCTGGGGAGGAAGTGATGGCGGTAGTGATGTTACTGCTGGTGGTTGGGGAGGAAGTGTTGGCAATACAGGTGGCGGCAGCAGTGGTGCCACTGGCGGTGGTATCAGTGGTTGGGGCGGAAGTGGTGGTAGTGATACTGGTGGTGGCTGGGGTGGTGGTGCTGACACTGGTGGTGCTACCGGTGGTTGGGGCGGAAGTGGTGGTGGCTGGGGAGGTGGTGGAAGTTCTGGTGGTGCGGCCAGTGGTTGGGGAGCAAGTGGTGGTGATAATGGTAGTTATGGCGGATCTGAAGGTGTTGATAGCAGAAGCGGGGGCAGAGGCAGGGGACGTGATGGTAGAGGCAGAGGCAGGGGAAGAGATGGTAGAGGTAGAGGCAGGGGGGGAGATAGTGAACGTGGAGGTAGCAGTTggggaggtggtggtggtggcagtAATGATGGTACTGCTGGTGGTTGGGGAGGTGGTGGCAGTTCCGGTGGTGCCGCTGGTGGTTGGGCTGCGAGTGGTGGTGATAATGTTGGTTATGGGGGTAATGGCGGATCTGGAGGTCTTGATAGCGGAAGCAGTGGCAGAGGCAGGGGATTTGATGGTAGAGGCAGAGGCCGGGGACGGGATGGTGGAGGTAGAGGCAGGGGTGGAGATGGTGAAAGTGGAGGTAGCAGTTGGGGAAGTGGTGGTGGCAATAGAGGCAGGGGAGGTGGTGGTAGAGGTCGGGGTGGTAGAGGTGGAAGTGATGAAGGTAGTGGTGGTGGTTGGGGAGGTGGTGCAAATGGCGGTGGAGGTAGCAGCAGCAGTTGGGGAGGTAGTGGCAGTAGTGGACATTGGGGAGGTGGAAGTGGAGGTGATGAAGGTGGTGGTTGGGGATCTAACAAAGGTAAAAGTGGTGGCAGCAATAGTAATTGGGGAGGTGCTGGAAATGGCGGTGGAGGTAATGGTGGTGGTGGTAGTGGAGGGGGAAAAGAGGGTTGGGGTACTGGCAGCAATAGCAGCTGGGGTGGTGGAAATGCTGGTGCTTCTGATGGAGGTTGGGGATCTGACAAAGGTGGTGGCAGCAATAGTAGTTGGGGAGGTCCTGGAAATGGTGGAGGTAGTGGAGGTGACAAAGGGGGTTGGGGTAGTGGCAGCAATAGCAGCTGGGGTGGTGGAAATGCCAGTGCttctggtggtggtggtggaggaggTTGGGGAGCTGATGTGGGTAAAGGTGGTGGCACTGATGAAGCGGGTGGCAGTGGAACTGGTGGTTGGGGTGGTGGCAGCAATAGCGGCTGGGGTGGTGGAAATGCAGGTGCCTCTGGTTCTGGCAAAGATGTTCCAAAATCAGGGAGTTCTGGCTGGGGTTAA